A DNA window from Bos mutus isolate GX-2022 chromosome 11, NWIPB_WYAK_1.1, whole genome shotgun sequence contains the following coding sequences:
- the GTF3C5 gene encoding general transcription factor 3C polypeptide 5 isoform X3 yields MAAAAADARPGAAIPVELRRERRMVCVEYPGVVRDVSKMLRTLGGEEGVSRIYADATKRLELYFRPKDPYCHPVCANRFSTNSLLLRIKRKTRRQSGVLGPEARPQVTYDIESLGVISTVFKFQGMSDFQYLAVHTEADGRQVSMYDKVLMLKPQKESFFHQDLPLYIPPPIFSRLDTPVDYYYRPETQHREGYNNPALSGENLIGLSRARRPHNAIFVNFEGDEVPERPMEAAVQTWKKVCTNPVDHKVEEELRKLFDIRPIWSRNALKANISVHPDKLKILLPFVAYYMITGPWRSLWIRFGYDPRKRPEAKIYQVLDFRIRCGMKYGYAPSDMPVKAKRSTYNYSLPITVKKTNPCRGPLAASQLVTMRDLKQGLGPSGSASAQKSSPNKYKLKDSVYIFQEGALPPYRQMFYQFCDLNVEELQRVIHRNDGAESSCTERDGWCLPKTTDELRDTMSLMIRQTIRSKRPALFSSPTKADSGKEQLTGESGEDEEEEDDEEEEEFKPSDGSENEMETEILDYV; encoded by the exons atggcggcggcggcggcagacGCTCGGCCGGGCGCCGCCATCCCGGTGGAGCTGCGGCGCGAGAGGCGCATGGTGTGTGTGGAGTACCCGGGCGTGGTGCGCGACGTGTCCAAGATGCTGCGGACCTTGGGCGGCGAGGAAGGCGTCTCCCGG ATCTACGCAGATGCCACCAAGAGGCTGGAGCTTTACTTCCGGCCCAAGGACCCCTACTGCCACCCCGTGTGTGCCAACCGCTTCAGTACCAACAGCTTGCTGCTCCGGATCAAGCGGAAGACCAGGCGACAGAGTGGGGTGCTGGGGCCTGAGGCTCGCCCCCAGGTCACGTACGACATAGAGAGCCTTGGAGTCATCTCCACCGTCTTCAAATTTCAAG GGATGTCTGACTTCCAGTACCTGGCGGTGCACACAGAGGCGGACGGCAGGCAGGTGTCCATGTACGACAAGGTGCTCATGCTCAAGCCCCAGAAGGAGAGCTTCTTCCACCAGGACCTGCCGCTCTACATCCCCCCGCCCATCTTCTCCAGGCTGGACACGCCGGTGGACTACTACTACCGCCCAGAGACACAGCACCG GGAAGGCTACAACAATCCTGCCCTCTCGGGCGAGAACCTGATCGGCCTGAGCAGGGCCCGGCGCCCCCACAACGCCATCTTTGTCAACTTTGAGGGAGATGAGGTGCCTGAGCGGCCGATGGAGGCCGCGGTCCAGACGTGGAAGAAGGTCTGCACCAACCCCGTGGACCACAAAgtggaggaggagctgaggaAG CTGTTTGACATCCGACCCATCTGGTCACGCAACGCCCTCAAGGCCAACATCAGCGTCCACCCCGACAAGCTCAAGATCTTGCTGCCCTTTGTGGCCTATTACATG ATAACAGGCCCCTGGAGAAGCCTGTGGATTCGATTTGGATATGACCCCCGAAAACGCCCAGAGGCCAAGATTTATCAAGTGCTTGACTTCCGAATCCGATGTGGAATGAAATACG GTTACGCCCCCAGCGACATGCCCGTCAAGGCCAAGCGCAGCACCTACAACTACAGCCTCCCCATCACCGTCAAAAAGACCA ACCCCTGCCGTGGTCCCCTCGCAGCCAGCCAGCTCGTCACCATGCGTGACCTGAAGCAAGGCCTGGGCCCCTCGGGGTCGGCCTCCGCACAGAAGTCGAGTCCCAACAAGTACAAGCTCAAG GACTCGGTGTACATCTTCCAGGAGGGGGCCCTGCCGCCATACCGACAGATGTTCTACCAGTTCTGTGACCTGAACGTGGAGGA GCTGCAGAGAGTCATTCACCGCAACGACGGGGCGGAGAGCTCCTGCACCGAGCGCGACGGCTGGTGCCTCCCCAAGACCACGGACGAGCTGAGGGACACCATGTCCCTCATGATCCGGCAGACCATCCGCTCCAAGAGGCCTG CTCTCTTCTCCAGCCCGACCAAAGCGGACAGTGGGAAAGAGCAGCTGACCGGCGAGTCCGgggaagatgaggaggaggaagacgacgaggaggaggaggagttcaAGCCGTCCGATGGGAGCGAGAACGAGATGGAGACGGAGATCCTGGACTACGTGTAA
- the GTF3C5 gene encoding general transcription factor 3C polypeptide 5 isoform X1: MAAAAADARPGAAIPVELRRERRMVCVEYPGVVRDVSKMLRTLGGEEGVSRIYADATKRLELYFRPKDPYCHPVCANRFSTNSLLLRIKRKTRRQSGVLGPEARPQVTYDIESLGVISTVFKFQGMSDFQYLAVHTEADGRQVSMYDKVLMLKPQKESFFHQDLPLYIPPPIFSRLDTPVDYYYRPETQHREGYNNPALSGENLIGLSRARRPHNAIFVNFEGDEVPERPMEAAVQTWKKVCTNPVDHKVEEELRKLFDIRPIWSRNALKANISVHPDKLKILLPFVAYYMITGPWRSLWIRFGYDPRKRPEAKIYQVLDFRIRCGMKYVTCGSCRAGQASGQCPSPACGYAPSDMPVKAKRSTYNYSLPITVKKTNPCRGPLAASQLVTMRDLKQGLGPSGSASAQKSSPNKYKLKDSVYIFQEGALPPYRQMFYQFCDLNVEELQRVIHRNDGAESSCTERDGWCLPKTTDELRDTMSLMIRQTIRSKRPALFSSPTKADSGKEQLTGESGEDEEEEDDEEEEEFKPSDGSENEMETEILDYV, from the exons atggcggcggcggcggcagacGCTCGGCCGGGCGCCGCCATCCCGGTGGAGCTGCGGCGCGAGAGGCGCATGGTGTGTGTGGAGTACCCGGGCGTGGTGCGCGACGTGTCCAAGATGCTGCGGACCTTGGGCGGCGAGGAAGGCGTCTCCCGG ATCTACGCAGATGCCACCAAGAGGCTGGAGCTTTACTTCCGGCCCAAGGACCCCTACTGCCACCCCGTGTGTGCCAACCGCTTCAGTACCAACAGCTTGCTGCTCCGGATCAAGCGGAAGACCAGGCGACAGAGTGGGGTGCTGGGGCCTGAGGCTCGCCCCCAGGTCACGTACGACATAGAGAGCCTTGGAGTCATCTCCACCGTCTTCAAATTTCAAG GGATGTCTGACTTCCAGTACCTGGCGGTGCACACAGAGGCGGACGGCAGGCAGGTGTCCATGTACGACAAGGTGCTCATGCTCAAGCCCCAGAAGGAGAGCTTCTTCCACCAGGACCTGCCGCTCTACATCCCCCCGCCCATCTTCTCCAGGCTGGACACGCCGGTGGACTACTACTACCGCCCAGAGACACAGCACCG GGAAGGCTACAACAATCCTGCCCTCTCGGGCGAGAACCTGATCGGCCTGAGCAGGGCCCGGCGCCCCCACAACGCCATCTTTGTCAACTTTGAGGGAGATGAGGTGCCTGAGCGGCCGATGGAGGCCGCGGTCCAGACGTGGAAGAAGGTCTGCACCAACCCCGTGGACCACAAAgtggaggaggagctgaggaAG CTGTTTGACATCCGACCCATCTGGTCACGCAACGCCCTCAAGGCCAACATCAGCGTCCACCCCGACAAGCTCAAGATCTTGCTGCCCTTTGTGGCCTATTACATG ATAACAGGCCCCTGGAGAAGCCTGTGGATTCGATTTGGATATGACCCCCGAAAACGCCCAGAGGCCAAGATTTATCAAGTGCTTGACTTCCGAATCCGATGTGGAATGAAATACG TTACTTGTGGCTCCTGCCGCGCAGGCCAGGCATCCGGTCAGTGTCCGTCCCCCGCCTGCG GTTACGCCCCCAGCGACATGCCCGTCAAGGCCAAGCGCAGCACCTACAACTACAGCCTCCCCATCACCGTCAAAAAGACCA ACCCCTGCCGTGGTCCCCTCGCAGCCAGCCAGCTCGTCACCATGCGTGACCTGAAGCAAGGCCTGGGCCCCTCGGGGTCGGCCTCCGCACAGAAGTCGAGTCCCAACAAGTACAAGCTCAAG GACTCGGTGTACATCTTCCAGGAGGGGGCCCTGCCGCCATACCGACAGATGTTCTACCAGTTCTGTGACCTGAACGTGGAGGA GCTGCAGAGAGTCATTCACCGCAACGACGGGGCGGAGAGCTCCTGCACCGAGCGCGACGGCTGGTGCCTCCCCAAGACCACGGACGAGCTGAGGGACACCATGTCCCTCATGATCCGGCAGACCATCCGCTCCAAGAGGCCTG CTCTCTTCTCCAGCCCGACCAAAGCGGACAGTGGGAAAGAGCAGCTGACCGGCGAGTCCGgggaagatgaggaggaggaagacgacgaggaggaggaggagttcaAGCCGTCCGATGGGAGCGAGAACGAGATGGAGACGGAGATCCTGGACTACGTGTAA
- the GTF3C5 gene encoding general transcription factor 3C polypeptide 5 isoform X2, which yields MAAAAADARPGAAIPVELRRERRMVCVEYPGVVRDVSKMLRTLGGEEGVSRIYADATKRLELYFRPKDPYCHPVCANRFSTNSLLLRIKRKTRRQSGVLGPEARPQVTYDIESLGVISTVFKFQGMSDFQYLAVHTEADGRQVSMYDKVLMLKPQKESFFHQDLPLYIPPPIFSRLDTPVDYYYRPETQHREGYNNPALSGENLIGLSRARRPHNAIFVNFEGDEVPERPMEAAVQTWKKVCTNPVDHKVEEELRKLFDIRPIWSRNALKANISVHPDKLKILLPFVAYYMITGPWRSLWIRFGYDPRKRPEAKIYQVLDFRIRCGMKYVTCGSCRAGQASGQCPSPACGYAPSDMPVKAKRSTYNYSLPITVKKTTSQLVTMRDLKQGLGPSGSASAQKSSPNKYKLKDSVYIFQEGALPPYRQMFYQFCDLNVEELQRVIHRNDGAESSCTERDGWCLPKTTDELRDTMSLMIRQTIRSKRPALFSSPTKADSGKEQLTGESGEDEEEEDDEEEEEFKPSDGSENEMETEILDYV from the exons atggcggcggcggcggcagacGCTCGGCCGGGCGCCGCCATCCCGGTGGAGCTGCGGCGCGAGAGGCGCATGGTGTGTGTGGAGTACCCGGGCGTGGTGCGCGACGTGTCCAAGATGCTGCGGACCTTGGGCGGCGAGGAAGGCGTCTCCCGG ATCTACGCAGATGCCACCAAGAGGCTGGAGCTTTACTTCCGGCCCAAGGACCCCTACTGCCACCCCGTGTGTGCCAACCGCTTCAGTACCAACAGCTTGCTGCTCCGGATCAAGCGGAAGACCAGGCGACAGAGTGGGGTGCTGGGGCCTGAGGCTCGCCCCCAGGTCACGTACGACATAGAGAGCCTTGGAGTCATCTCCACCGTCTTCAAATTTCAAG GGATGTCTGACTTCCAGTACCTGGCGGTGCACACAGAGGCGGACGGCAGGCAGGTGTCCATGTACGACAAGGTGCTCATGCTCAAGCCCCAGAAGGAGAGCTTCTTCCACCAGGACCTGCCGCTCTACATCCCCCCGCCCATCTTCTCCAGGCTGGACACGCCGGTGGACTACTACTACCGCCCAGAGACACAGCACCG GGAAGGCTACAACAATCCTGCCCTCTCGGGCGAGAACCTGATCGGCCTGAGCAGGGCCCGGCGCCCCCACAACGCCATCTTTGTCAACTTTGAGGGAGATGAGGTGCCTGAGCGGCCGATGGAGGCCGCGGTCCAGACGTGGAAGAAGGTCTGCACCAACCCCGTGGACCACAAAgtggaggaggagctgaggaAG CTGTTTGACATCCGACCCATCTGGTCACGCAACGCCCTCAAGGCCAACATCAGCGTCCACCCCGACAAGCTCAAGATCTTGCTGCCCTTTGTGGCCTATTACATG ATAACAGGCCCCTGGAGAAGCCTGTGGATTCGATTTGGATATGACCCCCGAAAACGCCCAGAGGCCAAGATTTATCAAGTGCTTGACTTCCGAATCCGATGTGGAATGAAATACG TTACTTGTGGCTCCTGCCGCGCAGGCCAGGCATCCGGTCAGTGTCCGTCCCCCGCCTGCG GTTACGCCCCCAGCGACATGCCCGTCAAGGCCAAGCGCAGCACCTACAACTACAGCCTCCCCATCACCGTCAAAAAGACCA CCAGCCAGCTCGTCACCATGCGTGACCTGAAGCAAGGCCTGGGCCCCTCGGGGTCGGCCTCCGCACAGAAGTCGAGTCCCAACAAGTACAAGCTCAAG GACTCGGTGTACATCTTCCAGGAGGGGGCCCTGCCGCCATACCGACAGATGTTCTACCAGTTCTGTGACCTGAACGTGGAGGA GCTGCAGAGAGTCATTCACCGCAACGACGGGGCGGAGAGCTCCTGCACCGAGCGCGACGGCTGGTGCCTCCCCAAGACCACGGACGAGCTGAGGGACACCATGTCCCTCATGATCCGGCAGACCATCCGCTCCAAGAGGCCTG CTCTCTTCTCCAGCCCGACCAAAGCGGACAGTGGGAAAGAGCAGCTGACCGGCGAGTCCGgggaagatgaggaggaggaagacgacgaggaggaggaggagttcaAGCCGTCCGATGGGAGCGAGAACGAGATGGAGACGGAGATCCTGGACTACGTGTAA
- the GTF3C5 gene encoding general transcription factor 3C polypeptide 5 isoform X4, producing the protein MAAAAADARPGAAIPVELRRERRMVCVEYPGVVRDVSKMLRTLGGEEGVSRIYADATKRLELYFRPKDPYCHPVCANRFSTNSLLLRIKRKTRRQSGVLGPEARPQVTYDIESLGVISTVFKFQGMSDFQYLAVHTEADGRQVSMYDKVLMLKPQKESFFHQDLPLYIPPPIFSRLDTPVDYYYRPETQHREGYNNPALSGENLIGLSRARRPHNAIFVNFEGDEVPERPMEAAVQTWKKVCTNPVDHKVEEELRKLFDIRPIWSRNALKANISVHPDKLKILLPFVAYYMITGPWRSLWIRFGYDPRKRPEAKIYQVLDFRIRCGMKYGYAPSDMPVKAKRSTYNYSLPITVKKTTSQLVTMRDLKQGLGPSGSASAQKSSPNKYKLKDSVYIFQEGALPPYRQMFYQFCDLNVEELQRVIHRNDGAESSCTERDGWCLPKTTDELRDTMSLMIRQTIRSKRPALFSSPTKADSGKEQLTGESGEDEEEEDDEEEEEFKPSDGSENEMETEILDYV; encoded by the exons atggcggcggcggcggcagacGCTCGGCCGGGCGCCGCCATCCCGGTGGAGCTGCGGCGCGAGAGGCGCATGGTGTGTGTGGAGTACCCGGGCGTGGTGCGCGACGTGTCCAAGATGCTGCGGACCTTGGGCGGCGAGGAAGGCGTCTCCCGG ATCTACGCAGATGCCACCAAGAGGCTGGAGCTTTACTTCCGGCCCAAGGACCCCTACTGCCACCCCGTGTGTGCCAACCGCTTCAGTACCAACAGCTTGCTGCTCCGGATCAAGCGGAAGACCAGGCGACAGAGTGGGGTGCTGGGGCCTGAGGCTCGCCCCCAGGTCACGTACGACATAGAGAGCCTTGGAGTCATCTCCACCGTCTTCAAATTTCAAG GGATGTCTGACTTCCAGTACCTGGCGGTGCACACAGAGGCGGACGGCAGGCAGGTGTCCATGTACGACAAGGTGCTCATGCTCAAGCCCCAGAAGGAGAGCTTCTTCCACCAGGACCTGCCGCTCTACATCCCCCCGCCCATCTTCTCCAGGCTGGACACGCCGGTGGACTACTACTACCGCCCAGAGACACAGCACCG GGAAGGCTACAACAATCCTGCCCTCTCGGGCGAGAACCTGATCGGCCTGAGCAGGGCCCGGCGCCCCCACAACGCCATCTTTGTCAACTTTGAGGGAGATGAGGTGCCTGAGCGGCCGATGGAGGCCGCGGTCCAGACGTGGAAGAAGGTCTGCACCAACCCCGTGGACCACAAAgtggaggaggagctgaggaAG CTGTTTGACATCCGACCCATCTGGTCACGCAACGCCCTCAAGGCCAACATCAGCGTCCACCCCGACAAGCTCAAGATCTTGCTGCCCTTTGTGGCCTATTACATG ATAACAGGCCCCTGGAGAAGCCTGTGGATTCGATTTGGATATGACCCCCGAAAACGCCCAGAGGCCAAGATTTATCAAGTGCTTGACTTCCGAATCCGATGTGGAATGAAATACG GTTACGCCCCCAGCGACATGCCCGTCAAGGCCAAGCGCAGCACCTACAACTACAGCCTCCCCATCACCGTCAAAAAGACCA CCAGCCAGCTCGTCACCATGCGTGACCTGAAGCAAGGCCTGGGCCCCTCGGGGTCGGCCTCCGCACAGAAGTCGAGTCCCAACAAGTACAAGCTCAAG GACTCGGTGTACATCTTCCAGGAGGGGGCCCTGCCGCCATACCGACAGATGTTCTACCAGTTCTGTGACCTGAACGTGGAGGA GCTGCAGAGAGTCATTCACCGCAACGACGGGGCGGAGAGCTCCTGCACCGAGCGCGACGGCTGGTGCCTCCCCAAGACCACGGACGAGCTGAGGGACACCATGTCCCTCATGATCCGGCAGACCATCCGCTCCAAGAGGCCTG CTCTCTTCTCCAGCCCGACCAAAGCGGACAGTGGGAAAGAGCAGCTGACCGGCGAGTCCGgggaagatgaggaggaggaagacgacgaggaggaggaggagttcaAGCCGTCCGATGGGAGCGAGAACGAGATGGAGACGGAGATCCTGGACTACGTGTAA